In Deinococcus puniceus, one genomic interval encodes:
- a CDS encoding BamA/OMP85 family outer membrane protein, protein MRHPMTLAVTTLLLAAPALAQAQQAPATPSQTPAPTAPTQRAGTVQDITVAGTTELLANFLRATLTVQPGAALSSVNLRQVEQEVVASGYFKSAVAELRTVGGRDTLSITVTPNPTISTVETTGLTFLPADGFKASVADLLNVAPGATLNSQRIDQAKEALAQNYSSEGYPFAPSISVTQKVNADNTVALTFVVDETAPITRVEVENVSLLPAATVTAIFKPLFDAKRFTPAAYFAAIQQLQQAYDDAGYLQAGADVQGSSLENGVLKIRALEGRISALDLSDLGDPKVTLQSRVGQPLTLAGIQADVRTLSNQTGKPVGFGLQPDPADPSRVTVLFGAADIASGPVKAIAFAGNTLVPTATLQAAISTKVGDVYSPQLAQQDFLALRDAYRKAGYEISTRDAVTFENGTLTFNTREVKIVGYELKWQGNKRTQDRVILRELPAVNRPFSLPEIRTALGSISRLGYVTIVGESATSDPQTPENITYVLTLAEASAGIPVNLGLAYDTVSGLAGEGGYSNPNVFGLGHNFSATVGAQQNQAGQNLIGNLSYTIPWLDLDFADFRTNRTSVSANVGTSVAGNNTLVDKANTALTSGDTLRDYTVRTTGFSVSAGRSITRNLGISAGVGLNYRTYFLEPLQSSEASTYSDDAAKALLTPTNLTTRVNLGLRYDTTNNPEFPSSGVRANLDPAYSFGRSGDNPVNWTDVETGASTYFGVGGTIDKGNGNTAARSVVAVRANAGTIFGNTPAGTGFSVGGGSTPIASKQIRGIADSSEFGANYFTASTEYRYDFNLNTAVTEGVYGVLFADAGDAWNSSEPFSLKYGIGAGVQVNLGFNGARLANLRFDYGYSPQNNRGQFYFRIGNFF, encoded by the coding sequence ATGCGACACCCCATGACCCTTGCCGTGACCACACTGCTGCTGGCTGCTCCGGCACTGGCGCAGGCCCAACAAGCGCCCGCCACACCGAGCCAAACCCCCGCCCCAACTGCACCCACCCAACGGGCCGGAACCGTGCAGGACATCACGGTAGCGGGCACCACCGAACTGCTCGCCAACTTCCTGCGGGCCACCCTGACCGTGCAGCCCGGCGCGGCCCTGTCCAGCGTCAATCTGCGTCAGGTAGAGCAAGAAGTGGTTGCCAGCGGCTATTTCAAGTCTGCGGTGGCCGAACTCCGCACCGTGGGCGGGCGCGACACGCTCTCCATTACCGTGACGCCCAACCCCACCATCTCTACTGTGGAAACCACCGGCCTGACCTTCCTGCCCGCCGACGGCTTCAAGGCCAGCGTGGCCGACCTGCTGAACGTGGCCCCCGGCGCAACGCTGAACTCTCAACGCATCGATCAGGCCAAGGAAGCGCTGGCGCAGAACTACAGCAGCGAAGGCTACCCCTTTGCGCCCAGCATCAGCGTGACCCAGAAGGTGAACGCCGACAACACGGTGGCCCTGACCTTTGTCGTGGACGAAACCGCGCCGATCACCCGTGTGGAAGTGGAAAACGTGTCGCTGCTGCCCGCCGCCACCGTCACCGCTATCTTCAAGCCCCTGTTCGACGCCAAGCGCTTTACGCCTGCCGCCTACTTTGCGGCCATTCAGCAGCTTCAGCAGGCCTACGACGACGCCGGATACCTGCAAGCAGGCGCGGACGTGCAGGGCAGCAGCCTAGAGAACGGCGTGCTGAAGATTCGCGCTCTGGAAGGCCGCATTTCCGCTCTTGACCTCAGCGATCTGGGCGACCCGAAAGTGACGCTTCAGTCCCGAGTGGGCCAGCCCCTGACGCTGGCGGGCATTCAGGCCGATGTGCGTACCCTGTCTAACCAAACGGGCAAGCCGGTAGGCTTCGGCCTGCAACCTGATCCCGCCGACCCTTCCCGCGTGACCGTACTGTTCGGCGCTGCCGATATCGCCAGTGGCCCCGTGAAAGCCATCGCGTTCGCGGGCAATACGCTGGTGCCTACCGCCACGCTTCAGGCGGCCATCAGCACCAAAGTGGGCGACGTGTACAGCCCGCAACTGGCCCAGCAGGATTTCTTGGCCCTGCGCGACGCCTACCGCAAGGCAGGCTACGAAATCAGTACCCGCGACGCCGTGACCTTCGAAAACGGCACCCTGACCTTCAATACCCGCGAAGTGAAAATCGTGGGCTACGAACTGAAGTGGCAGGGCAACAAGCGCACCCAAGACCGCGTGATCCTGCGCGAACTGCCCGCCGTGAACCGTCCTTTCTCTCTGCCGGAAATTCGCACCGCACTGGGCAGCATCAGCCGTCTGGGCTACGTGACCATCGTGGGCGAATCGGCCACCAGCGACCCCCAAACGCCCGAGAACATCACTTATGTGCTGACTCTGGCCGAAGCGAGTGCGGGCATCCCGGTGAACCTCGGCCTCGCCTACGACACGGTGTCGGGTCTGGCGGGCGAGGGCGGGTACAGCAACCCCAACGTGTTCGGACTGGGCCACAACTTCAGCGCCACTGTGGGCGCGCAGCAAAACCAAGCCGGACAAAACCTGATCGGCAACCTGTCGTACACCATCCCCTGGCTCGATCTGGACTTCGCCGACTTCCGTACCAACCGCACCAGTGTTTCGGCCAACGTGGGCACCAGTGTGGCGGGCAACAATACCCTCGTCGACAAGGCGAATACCGCCCTGACCAGCGGCGATACGCTGCGTGACTACACCGTGCGTACCACGGGCTTCAGCGTCTCGGCGGGCCGCAGCATCACCCGCAACTTGGGCATCAGCGCGGGCGTGGGCCTGAACTACCGCACCTACTTCCTAGAGCCGCTGCAAAGTAGCGAGGCCAGCACCTATTCCGACGACGCCGCCAAGGCCCTGCTGACGCCCACCAACCTGACCACCCGCGTGAACCTAGGCCTGCGCTACGACACCACCAACAACCCCGAATTCCCCAGCAGCGGCGTGCGGGCCAACCTAGACCCCGCCTACTCCTTTGGGCGTTCCGGCGACAATCCGGTGAACTGGACAGACGTGGAAACCGGGGCCAGCACCTACTTCGGCGTGGGCGGCACCATAGACAAGGGCAACGGCAACACGGCGGCCCGCTCGGTGGTGGCTGTCCGGGCCAACGCAGGCACGATTTTTGGCAATACTCCGGCAGGCACAGGCTTTTCGGTGGGTGGCGGCAGCACCCCGATTGCCTCTAAGCAGATTCGCGGCATTGCCGACAGCTCGGAGTTCGGGGCCAACTACTTCACGGCCAGCACCGAGTACCGTTACGATTTCAACCTGAATACCGCCGTGACCGAGGGCGTCTACGGCGTGCTGTTTGCCGACGCGGGCGACGCTTGGAATTCGAGCGAACCCTTCAGCCTGAAGTACGGCATCGGCGCGGGTGTGCAGGTCAACCTAGGGTTCAACGGCGCACGCCTCGCCAACCTCCGCTTCGATTACGGTTACAGCCCCCAGAACAACAGAGGCCAGTTCTACTTCCGCATCGGGAACTTCTTCTAA
- a CDS encoding DUF554 domain-containing protein, with protein MSLFSQLSGTFINVGAVLLGTLLGLLLGGRLPERTQRTLLQTLSLVTLFIALDMAGSLNRVTGGAVPGVILALVSLAVGVVVGEALGIEERLAQLGDTLKRRFKGGGRFTEGFVAASLLFCIGPMTVVGGLQNGLTGDNSTYVLKSTLDGIAALALAGAYGIGVGFSAITVLLLQGGLSLAAGGFAAGLLGGASPEILKTNPYVLLITGAGGLMIAGISWNLMLAGLGWEDRRVRVGSMLPALLIAPLVLWLATRLG; from the coding sequence ATGTCTCTCTTTTCTCAACTGTCCGGCACTTTTATCAACGTGGGCGCGGTGCTGCTGGGCACGCTGCTGGGGCTGCTGCTGGGGGGCCGCTTGCCAGAACGCACCCAGCGCACGCTGCTGCAAACGCTGAGCTTGGTCACGCTGTTTATTGCGCTGGACATGGCGGGCAGCCTGAACCGGGTCACGGGCGGGGCCGTGCCGGGCGTCATTCTGGCGCTGGTCAGCTTGGCGGTGGGCGTGGTTGTGGGCGAAGCACTGGGCATAGAAGAGCGGCTGGCGCAGTTGGGAGACACTCTCAAGCGCAGATTCAAGGGCGGCGGGCGCTTTACCGAAGGCTTCGTGGCGGCCAGTCTGCTGTTTTGCATCGGCCCGATGACGGTGGTGGGCGGCCTTCAAAACGGCTTGACGGGCGACAACTCCACGTATGTCCTTAAAAGCACGCTGGACGGCATCGCGGCCTTGGCCTTGGCGGGCGCTTACGGCATCGGCGTCGGCTTTTCGGCCATCACGGTGCTGCTGCTTCAGGGCGGCCTAAGCCTTGCGGCGGGCGGATTTGCCGCCGGACTGCTGGGCGGGGCCAGTCCAGAGATTTTGAAAACCAACCCCTACGTGCTGCTGATTACGGGCGCGGGCGGCTTGATGATCGCAGGTATTTCTTGGAACCTGATGCTGGCCGGGCTGGGTTGGGAAGACCGCCGCGTGCGTGTGGGCAGCATGTTGCCCGCCCTGCTGATCGCGCCGCTGGTGCTGTGGCTGGCAACTCGGCTGGGATAA
- a CDS encoding Rqc2 family fibronectin-binding protein: MEGLMLARVLRELAPNLPLRTLGWAFPDETTAALLLEGVGNLVLSYRPPQPVVFISKERLRGDPRNGFQRFLANRVRGDLLGAEQLKLDRVLVLHFSGESGFVDQVPSRLLFEVTGRNANLLVLDAMPEEGQTQVRQPFEGRIVLAAREITNSRNRFRTVRTGGTYTPPPPYQKLDPRALSPEDAASLVAVPIGKWRDKIDGLGLLLGAELARRADLPLNQAPGEQGLAGALAALASIVADPTVSEGVMQDGAREAARSDKAAALRKVLREPLDKRVTLLTHQLADVTRAEAGLEVAAQDRTEADLLMAYAHTVPVGTASALLPAFDGSGEVPVALEPQLSAVQNAEKRYTRARRREDVYERLAEREPVLRAELEAAQERVAQLDGASLEELEALSATLQSEKPERSPYGSRYTTPSGLEVLIGRNNKENAALTHRLGRSMDFWFHVQGYPGSHVLVRSGGRELDLPDILYAARLAAAHSKARGGGNVAVDYTRIKYVWRPKGAPAGQVHYTDQKTVWVEGTMPEGG; the protein is encoded by the coding sequence ATGGAAGGGCTGATGCTGGCGCGGGTGCTGCGTGAGCTTGCGCCCAACTTGCCGTTGAGGACGCTGGGCTGGGCCTTTCCCGACGAAACGACGGCGGCCCTCCTATTGGAAGGTGTGGGCAATCTGGTGCTGTCGTATCGCCCGCCGCAGCCAGTGGTATTCATCAGCAAAGAACGCTTGCGCGGCGATCCCCGCAACGGCTTTCAGCGCTTTTTGGCGAACCGTGTGCGTGGCGACTTGTTGGGCGCAGAGCAACTGAAACTAGACCGCGTGCTGGTGCTGCATTTTTCGGGCGAATCGGGCTTTGTCGATCAGGTGCCCAGCCGCCTGCTCTTTGAAGTCACGGGCCGCAATGCCAACCTGCTGGTGCTGGACGCCATGCCAGAAGAGGGACAGACCCAAGTGAGACAGCCGTTTGAGGGCCGGATCGTGCTGGCCGCCCGCGAGATCACCAACAGCCGCAACCGCTTCCGCACGGTACGGACTGGGGGCACGTATACGCCGCCGCCTCCGTACCAAAAACTTGATCCGCGTGCCCTGTCGCCCGAAGATGCCGCGAGTTTAGTCGCTGTGCCCATCGGCAAATGGCGAGACAAGATAGACGGCTTGGGCCTGCTGTTGGGTGCAGAACTGGCCCGCCGCGCCGACTTGCCGCTGAATCAGGCTCCCGGTGAACAGGGGTTGGCAGGAGCGTTGGCAGCGCTGGCCTCTATCGTGGCCGATCCTACCGTCAGCGAGGGCGTGATGCAGGACGGCGCACGCGAGGCGGCACGCAGCGACAAGGCAGCGGCCCTTCGCAAGGTGTTGCGCGAACCGCTGGACAAGCGCGTGACCCTGCTGACCCATCAACTGGCCGACGTGACCCGCGCTGAAGCTGGGCTGGAGGTGGCCGCCCAAGACCGCACCGAGGCCGACCTGCTGATGGCTTATGCCCATACCGTGCCAGTAGGTACCGCCAGCGCCCTGCTGCCCGCTTTTGATGGCAGCGGTGAGGTTCCAGTGGCCCTTGAACCCCAACTGAGTGCCGTGCAAAACGCCGAAAAACGCTACACCCGCGCCCGCCGCCGCGAGGATGTGTACGAACGCTTGGCCGAACGCGAACCCGTATTGCGGGCCGAGCTTGAAGCCGCACAGGAGCGGGTGGCCCAATTGGACGGCGCGTCGCTGGAAGAGTTGGAAGCCCTGAGCGCCACCCTGCAAAGCGAAAAACCCGAACGCAGCCCCTACGGTTCGCGCTACACCACCCCCAGCGGCCTGGAAGTCCTGATTGGCCGCAACAACAAAGAAAACGCCGCCCTGACGCACCGCCTGGGCCGCAGCATGGATTTCTGGTTTCATGTGCAGGGCTACCCCGGCAGCCATGTGTTGGTCAGAAGTGGCGGGCGCGAACTGGATTTGCCCGACATTCTGTATGCCGCCCGCCTCGCCGCCGCACACAGCAAAGCACGTGGCGGCGGCAATGTAGCGGTGGATTACACCCGCATCAAGTACGTGTGGCGGCCCAAAGGTGCGCCCGCCGGACAGGTGCATTACACCGATCAGAAGACGGTGTGGGTGGAAGGGACGATGCCGGAAGGGGGGTAG
- a CDS encoding YggS family pyridoxal phosphate-dependent enzyme: MSVPEVLAHLRALEAETGRQPGSVRLVAVTKGQPPEAIRERVLAYGEHALGEGRAQELRDKAALMTGPEIEWPRIEWHFIGTLQRNKIKYLKPVTLVHGIEEVWQAEAIAQAAQGWGRAPDLLLQLHNGEEQKHGVRPEQLRDVYHQVMHTGLKVRGLMVMAPDDADEGATLRLFEDTARRAHDLGLPELSMGMSSDYPLAVRAGATLVRVGRRLFL, encoded by the coding sequence ATGAGCGTTCCAGAAGTGCTGGCCCATCTGCGGGCGCTGGAGGCCGAAACCGGACGGCAACCGGGCAGCGTGCGCCTCGTGGCCGTGACCAAAGGGCAGCCGCCGGAAGCTATTCGGGAGCGGGTGCTGGCTTACGGCGAACACGCGCTGGGAGAGGGCCGCGCTCAGGAACTCCGCGACAAGGCGGCGCTGATGACCGGGCCAGAGATAGAGTGGCCCAGAATTGAATGGCACTTCATCGGCACGTTGCAGCGCAACAAAATCAAGTACCTGAAACCCGTGACGCTGGTACACGGCATAGAGGAAGTCTGGCAGGCCGAGGCCATCGCGCAGGCGGCGCAGGGCTGGGGCCGCGCTCCCGATCTGCTGCTGCAACTTCATAATGGAGAGGAACAGAAACACGGTGTCAGGCCGGAGCAATTGCGCGACGTTTACCATCAGGTGATGCACACTGGACTGAAGGTACGCGGCCTGATGGTGATGGCCCCGGACGACGCCGACGAGGGGGCCACCCTGCGGCTGTTTGAAGACACGGCCCGCCGCGCCCATGACCTTGGCCTGCCGGAACTCAGCATGGGCATGAGCAGCGATTATCCGTTGGCCGTGCGGGCCGGAGCCACATTGGTTCGGGTGGGCAGGCGGTTATTTCTATGA
- a CDS encoding cytochrome P450: protein MPLPTLALPLTDAGFVRDPYPLLAEVREQTPAFRDPHLNRVFLTRHADISAVLRDKRFGRSVLHRYSRDELGWPLPDPKQAHFDAFNSNHMLDSEGEKHARLRSLVGMAFTPRRVESLTGRIETLLAAQLEGLREGGAFDLVSAYAEPLPVTVIAELLGVPEAERGGLRPWSAAIVRLYEPTHTPEDQAGAERAVLEFGALLRDLAAQRRREPQDDLITALVQAEQDGDRLTEQELIDTCILLLNAGHEASVNGLSAGVLALLRDQEAGGSLWQTLVQAAPHVESLPLFRRAIEELLRYDTPLPLFERFALEDTVLHGESLKAGDKVALLYASGNRDPRRFDAPDSLNLNRDPNPHLTFGLGSHYCLGAPLARLELALSLRALCRALPGLRLADAAAPAEYVGGFVIRGLARLDVVAD from the coding sequence ATGCCCCTGCCCACATTGGCGCTCCCGCTCACCGACGCCGGATTCGTGCGCGACCCGTACCCCCTGCTGGCCGAGGTGCGCGAGCAGACGCCCGCCTTCCGTGACCCGCACCTGAACCGCGTGTTCCTGACCCGGCACGCCGACATTTCGGCGGTGCTGAGGGACAAACGCTTTGGCCGCAGCGTGCTGCACCGCTATTCCCGTGACGAGTTGGGCTGGCCCCTGCCCGACCCCAAGCAGGCCCATTTTGACGCCTTCAACAGCAACCATATGCTGGACAGCGAGGGCGAAAAACACGCCCGCCTGCGTTCGTTGGTGGGGATGGCTTTTACTCCCCGGCGTGTGGAAAGCCTGACGGGGCGCATAGAAACGCTGCTGGCCGCGCAACTGGAAGGACTGCGGGAAGGCGGGGCGTTCGATCTGGTGTCGGCCTACGCGGAGCCGCTGCCCGTGACCGTGATCGCCGAACTGTTGGGCGTGCCGGAAGCGGAGCGCGGCGGCCTGCGCCCTTGGTCTGCGGCCATCGTGCGGCTGTACGAACCCACCCACACGCCGGAAGATCAGGCGGGGGCAGAGCGGGCCGTGCTGGAATTCGGGGCTTTGCTACGCGATCTGGCTGCCCAGCGCCGCCGCGAACCGCAGGACGATCTGATTACCGCGCTGGTGCAGGCCGAACAAGACGGTGACCGCCTGACCGAGCAAGAACTGATCGACACCTGCATTTTGCTGCTGAACGCGGGCCATGAGGCCAGTGTGAACGGCCTCTCGGCGGGGGTGCTGGCGCTGCTCAGAGACCAAGAAGCGGGCGGCAGCCTCTGGCAAACGCTGGTGCAGGCCGCCCCACACGTGGAAAGCCTCCCCCTCTTCCGGCGGGCCATAGAAGAACTGTTGCGCTATGACACACCGCTGCCCCTGTTCGAGCGGTTTGCGCTGGAAGACACCGTACTGCACGGCGAATCTCTGAAAGCGGGCGACAAGGTGGCGCTGCTGTACGCCAGCGGCAACCGCGACCCCCGGCGCTTCGACGCCCCCGACAGCCTGAACCTGAACCGCGACCCGAATCCGCACCTGACCTTCGGGCTGGGCAGCCACTATTGTCTGGGTGCGCCGCTGGCCCGGCTGGAACTGGCCCTGAGCCTGCGTGCCCTATGCCGCGCCTTGCCGGGGCTGCGTCTGGCCGATGCTGCCGCGCCCGCCGAGTATGTGGGGGGCTTCGTTATTCGCGGGCTAGCGCGGCTGGACGTGGTGGCAGACTAA
- a CDS encoding DivIVA domain-containing protein, giving the protein MKLSPLDIRHHEFPGKFGGYDRPSVRQFLTDVAEELEELLQERQAMQERTQELERRIEEMKTQEDEIRRTLVAAERMGHDLRETAARESEVILAQANVFRDAIHNDAQARSTELEAAHQSRISALELAFRGRFADLEREQHQLILERERAQAERMADLERIFSDRHSDLTARLASARQEYAQFLSGYRALVSSFGELSARHILPEESAPLERPTLPTTPLPTIEPGLPELPAAPEARGPDVQGPDAQVPPRIEEQQFL; this is encoded by the coding sequence ATGAAACTTTCACCCCTCGATATCCGTCACCATGAGTTTCCGGGCAAATTCGGGGGCTATGACCGCCCCAGCGTGCGTCAGTTCCTGACCGATGTGGCCGAGGAATTAGAAGAATTGTTGCAGGAACGTCAGGCCATGCAGGAGCGCACGCAGGAGCTGGAACGGCGCATAGAAGAGATGAAGACCCAAGAAGACGAGATTCGCCGGACGCTGGTGGCCGCCGAACGCATGGGCCATGACCTGCGCGAGACGGCGGCCCGTGAAAGCGAGGTGATCTTGGCGCAGGCCAACGTATTCCGCGACGCCATTCACAACGACGCGCAGGCCCGCAGCACCGAACTGGAAGCTGCCCACCAGAGCCGCATCAGTGCGCTGGAACTGGCCTTCCGGGGGCGCTTTGCCGATTTGGAGAGGGAACAGCATCAACTGATCTTGGAGCGCGAGCGGGCACAGGCCGAACGAATGGCCGATCTGGAACGCATCTTCTCGGATCGGCACAGCGACCTGACGGCGCGGCTGGCGAGCGCCCGGCAGGAATACGCCCAGTTTCTCAGCGGCTACCGCGCCCTCGTGTCGTCTTTTGGAGAACTTTCGGCCCGCCACATCCTGCCCGAAGAATCGGCCCCGCTGGAGCGCCCGACACTGCCCACGACGCCGCTGCCGACCATCGAACCCGGCCTGCCCGAACTGCCTGCCGCACCGGAAGCGCGGGGGCCGGACGTGCAAGGGCCAGACGCACAGGTGCCGCCGCGCATAGAGGAGCAGCAGTTTCTGTAA
- a CDS encoding alpha/beta hydrolase, whose product MSPLPLPEVLPLPVGAGGFDHALIWTPPDFQPSERLPVAYLLDGQNVFLRDEDVPERGWPGSWKGVEAASALAAQGKRLVLVAVPHGADRIAEYTMQPDPEHGGGDGAATLARLTHTLKPLIESRYDTRTDAAGTALIGSSLGGLLALYGGMQQPHTFGFLGVLSPSMWWADRAVLRDVAAISLHSEQHYAVSTGDQEGRVQEGSAAQVAETRALHAALVGAGAQATLSILPGGIHHENTWASHLPAVLDAFWTCANGGEA is encoded by the coding sequence ATGTCGCCCCTTCCTCTGCCCGAAGTGCTGCCCCTGCCTGTTGGTGCGGGCGGGTTCGATCACGCCCTGATCTGGACGCCGCCTGACTTCCAGCCGTCCGAGCGGTTGCCCGTCGCCTATTTGCTGGACGGCCAAAACGTGTTCTTGCGAGACGAAGACGTACCGGAGCGGGGCTGGCCGGGGTCTTGGAAAGGAGTGGAGGCGGCCTCGGCGTTGGCCGCGCAGGGCAAGCGACTGGTGTTGGTGGCCGTTCCACACGGCGCAGACCGGATTGCCGAATACACCATGCAGCCAGACCCGGAACACGGCGGCGGAGACGGTGCGGCCACGTTAGCCCGCCTGACCCACACCCTCAAACCCCTGATCGAATCCCGCTACGATACCCGAACCGACGCGGCAGGTACGGCCCTGATCGGCAGCAGCCTCGGCGGATTGCTGGCGCTGTACGGCGGCATGCAGCAGCCGCACACCTTCGGCTTTCTGGGGGTGCTGTCGCCCAGCATGTGGTGGGCAGACCGCGCCGTATTGCGTGATGTCGCCGCGATTTCCTTGCATTCGGAGCAGCACTACGCCGTCAGCACAGGCGATCAGGAGGGCCGGGTGCAGGAGGGCAGCGCGGCGCAGGTGGCCGAAACTCGCGCCCTGCACGCAGCGTTGGTGGGAGCGGGGGCACAGGCGACACTCAGTATTCTACCCGGTGGGATTCACCACGAAAACACTTGGGCCTCCCACCTTCCCGCCGTGCTGGATGCTTTTTGGACTTGTGCCAATGGGGGAGAGGCGTGA
- a CDS encoding DUF4384 domain-containing protein, with product MNTKTMTMMTLLLGLGAATIASASPAKISAQSIIVNPVETKLDVQVWVNKDASGNQNPVYRKGEKVSVGIKTNGDAYVYLFNVNANGQIDLFFPNNYEESNFVQAGVTRVFPAQAAKYTLTVAGPNGQDRLLALASKKELNLDDIARFVGDEGFAQVRVQGQENLARALSIVVNPLPADAWVTDVATFRVGAGGQGGNGQTGGTGNTGGATGTVTVTPGTPAQPNPQPTPQPQPTAQIQPGQKQDGSFDQAMVEAYDRLKGSESLGDATTYAGAWGDGLWQKFNGVGAYGDAVLLHANGSSRSYAVHGRILDRYLALATAENGATRPPTRLGWAAGDEKVIPRNPYGTNGLYGFFQNGALYSTEKYGTFWLVGNVLKTYQGLGGSGSFLGFPTRDQYLIGGAWAADFEGGTIRTVNGVVKVYRK from the coding sequence ATGAACACCAAAACCATGACCATGATGACCCTACTGCTCGGCCTCGGCGCGGCCACCATTGCCAGTGCCAGCCCCGCCAAAATCAGCGCCCAGAGCATCATCGTGAATCCGGTAGAAACGAAACTGGATGTCCAGGTCTGGGTGAATAAGGACGCCAGCGGCAACCAGAACCCGGTGTACCGCAAGGGTGAAAAAGTCAGCGTGGGCATCAAGACCAACGGCGACGCCTACGTGTACCTGTTCAACGTGAACGCTAACGGTCAAATCGACCTGTTTTTCCCCAACAATTACGAAGAAAGCAACTTCGTACAGGCAGGCGTGACGCGGGTGTTTCCCGCACAGGCCGCCAAATACACCCTGACAGTGGCTGGCCCCAACGGACAAGACCGCCTGTTGGCCCTCGCCAGCAAAAAAGAACTGAATTTGGACGACATTGCCCGCTTCGTAGGCGACGAGGGCTTTGCACAGGTGCGCGTACAGGGGCAGGAAAACTTGGCCCGTGCGCTGAGCATCGTGGTCAATCCGCTGCCCGCCGATGCGTGGGTCACGGACGTTGCGACCTTCCGCGTGGGTGCAGGCGGGCAAGGCGGCAACGGACAAACGGGCGGCACAGGCAACACGGGCGGCGCAACCGGAACCGTAACGGTCACGCCCGGCACTCCTGCTCAGCCCAACCCACAACCCACACCACAACCTCAGCCCACCGCCCAAATTCAGCCCGGACAAAAGCAGGACGGCTCCTTCGATCAGGCGATGGTCGAAGCCTATGACCGCCTCAAGGGCAGCGAGTCTTTGGGCGACGCGACCACCTACGCCGGAGCTTGGGGTGACGGTTTGTGGCAAAAATTCAACGGTGTAGGCGCATACGGAGACGCCGTTTTGCTGCACGCCAACGGCAGCAGCCGCTCCTACGCAGTGCATGGCCGCATTCTGGATCGCTACTTGGCCCTCGCCACCGCCGAAAACGGCGCGACTCGCCCGCCCACGCGCCTCGGCTGGGCGGCAGGCGACGAAAAAGTCATTCCCCGCAATCCCTACGGCACCAACGGCCTGTACGGATTCTTCCAAAACGGCGCACTGTACAGCACCGAAAAATACGGCACCTTCTGGCTGGTGGGCAACGTCCTGAAAACCTATCAGGGCCTCGGCGGCAGCGGCTCGTTCCTCGGCTTTCCCACCCGTGACCAGTACCTCATCGGCGGCGCGTGGGCAGCAGATTTCGAAGGCGGCACGATCCGCACGGTCAACGGTGTGGTGAAGGTCTACCGCAAATAA
- a CDS encoding helix-turn-helix domain-containing protein, producing MTLSDQFENLPKLLKISEVADFTSTHERTVRRWIRDGRLVALEHPSGLRVSRRALWRFLGLDLALSA from the coding sequence TTGACTCTCTCTGACCAGTTCGAGAACCTGCCCAAGCTCCTGAAGATCAGTGAAGTGGCCGACTTTACGAGTACCCACGAGCGCACCGTGCGCCGCTGGATTCGGGACGGACGATTGGTGGCGCTGGAACATCCGAGCGGCCTGCGGGTGTCGCGCCGCGCCCTGTGGCGGTTCTTGGGACTGGATCTGGCCCTGAGCGCCTAA